A region of Cherax quadricarinatus isolate ZL_2023a chromosome 12, ASM3850222v1, whole genome shotgun sequence DNA encodes the following proteins:
- the MED7 gene encoding mediator of RNA polymerase II transcription subunit 7, with product MALPTETASTSSWPLPPTQYINLYTDENIRRGRAPKPPLPIHNDYTMFGVHFNADDTIIRPLESQAIRRLYPQNFDHRRELKKLNHSILVNFLDLLDILIKCPDSTKRTDKIEDINILFINMHHLINEFRPHQARETVRVMLEMQKRQRHQVAERLERQEDEVSRLVREALSSLPDNLDLDSKLLVPSLEELQLRPKNDTSSASEDKCSSLDRLMCNIVDAL from the exons ATGGCATTACCAACAGAAACTGCCTCAACCTCAAGCTGGCCTCTGCCGCCCACACAGTATATTAATCTATATACAGATGAAAATATACGGAGAGGAAGAGCCCCAAAGCCACCACTTCCCATACACAATGACTATACAATGTTTGGTGTCCATTTTAATGCTGATGACACCATTATTAGACCTCTTGAGTCTCAG GCAATTCGTCGGCTCTACCCACAAAACTTTGATCATCGTAGGGAGCTTAAGAAGCTTAACCACTCCATTCTGGTTAACTTTCTGGATCTTCTAGACATTCTTATAAAATGTCCTGATTCTACAAAACGTACAGACAAAATTGAGGATATCAACATTCTTttcatcaacatgcatcacttaATTAATGAATTCCGACCACATCAAGCACGTGAGACTGTTCGAGTGATGCTTGAGATGCAGAAACGGCAGAGACATCAG GTCGCAGAACGGTTAGAAAGACAAGAAGATGAAGTGAGTAGACTTGTTAGGGAAGCTTTGTCATCCTTGCCTGATAACTTAGACCTTGATTCAAAACTACTTGTGCCTTCCCTCGAGGAGCTTCAGTTAAGGCCAAAGAATGATACCAGCAGTGCTTCTGAAGATAAGTGCTCAAGCTTGGATAGACTTATGTGCAATATTGTTGATGCATTGTAG